A region from the Pseudomonadota bacterium genome encodes:
- a CDS encoding energy transducer TonB yields the protein MTLSTRHWLLALVLAVALHLVVLYAWFARPEQAGSADVGVGGTLVSVGLAGSYEPPPAQEAEPEPEPEPEPEPDPEPEPEPEPEPEPEPEPEPEPEPEPEPEPEPEPEPEPEPEPEPEPEPEPEPEPEPEPEPEPE from the coding sequence GTGACCCTGTCGACGCGCCACTGGTTGCTCGCCCTGGTGTTGGCTGTCGCCCTGCACCTGGTGGTGTTGTACGCCTGGTTTGCCCGACCCGAGCAAGCCGGCAGCGCCGACGTTGGTGTCGGTGGCACCCTGGTGAGTGTTGGGCTGGCAGGCAGTTACGAACCGCCTCCTGCGCAAGAAGCCGAGCCCGAGCCCGAGCCCGAGCCGGAACCCGAACCCGATCCGGAACCCGAACCCGAGCCGGAACCCGAACCCGAGCCGGAACCCGAACCCGAGCCGGAACCCGAACCCGAGCCGGAACCCGAACCCGAGCCCGAGCCCGAGCCGGAACCCGAGCCCGAGCCGGAACCCGAACCCGAGCCCGAGCCGGAACCCGAGCCAGAGCCGGAACCCGAGCCCGAGCCCGAG
- a CDS encoding biopolymer transporter ExbD, with translation MKRLLDTTAQRPSAKSDDMLPMINIIFLLLIFFMVAGSIENIDRSIRLPETSESGTAVQTGLLVEILPDSRVRIDGSFDDRPLLEALTSRGVTADSVVICRVDRDVPASELDPLLRAMRSIGIAELQIVTQLPS, from the coding sequence GTGAAACGCCTGCTCGACACGACAGCGCAACGTCCCTCAGCGAAGAGCGACGACATGCTGCCGATGATCAACATCATCTTCCTGTTGCTCATCTTCTTCATGGTCGCCGGCAGCATCGAGAACATCGACCGCAGCATCCGACTGCCAGAGACGTCGGAATCGGGCACAGCCGTGCAGACAGGTTTGCTGGTTGAGATCCTGCCGGATAGCCGCGTCCGCATCGATGGCAGCTTCGACGATCGACCCCTGCTCGAGGCCCTGACATCGCGTGGTGTCACGGCCGACAGCGTGGTCATTTGCCGGGTTGACCGTGACGTCCCGGCCAGTGAACTGGACCCGCTGCTGCGCGCGATGCGCTCAATTGGAATCGCGGAACTTCAGATCGTCACGCAGCTGCCCTCGTGA
- a CDS encoding biopolymer transporter ExbD, which produces MLLDHARKPAIRVPLTPLIDVVFILLLFFMLSSVFGVEQHIALQQSKGRGGAQTAVTRVQLLVLPNGDIKGDAETWQATSAAFEDSMATWADEARPVAIGATRDTPVQYLVDALARLHLAGVSTVRVFESVAL; this is translated from the coding sequence GTGCTGCTGGATCATGCCAGAAAGCCCGCCATCCGCGTGCCGCTCACGCCGCTGATCGACGTGGTCTTCATCCTCCTGCTCTTTTTCATGCTGAGTTCGGTGTTCGGTGTCGAACAACACATCGCCTTGCAGCAGTCGAAAGGCCGCGGCGGCGCACAGACCGCGGTGACACGCGTGCAACTGCTGGTGTTGCCCAACGGCGATATCAAGGGCGACGCAGAGACCTGGCAGGCCACCAGTGCGGCCTTTGAGGACAGCATGGCAACCTGGGCAGACGAAGCTCGCCCGGTCGCGATCGGTGCGACACGCGACACACCGGTGCAGTACCTCGTGGACGCGCTGGCACGGTTGCACCTTGCCGGTGTCAGCACCGTGCGCGTGTTCGAGTCTGTCGCACTGTGA
- a CDS encoding MotA/TolQ/ExbB proton channel family protein: MPIRDLLDALPADFTHFLDIGGPVVWIHLAMSVVLVAIVLLKLWQFLRCGVLLSWGWRRTERAIRDYEHGALKAHSPPRRRDRSGNDIVNTALHLSQHVTVNDTAFIDEMRRLAEGYVGRLRAQLRTVELIATLAPLLGLLGTVLGMIEAFQAMQAAGQNVDPSILSGGIWKALLTTAVGLIVAVPAVIVHSWLERSVDSHMGRVSDAVGRVLTARRLSVSQPQD; this comes from the coding sequence GTGCCCATCCGTGACTTGCTAGACGCACTGCCCGCCGACTTCACCCACTTTCTCGATATCGGTGGCCCGGTGGTCTGGATTCACCTGGCGATGTCCGTGGTGCTGGTGGCCATCGTGCTGCTCAAGCTCTGGCAGTTTCTGCGCTGTGGTGTGCTGCTGTCGTGGGGCTGGCGACGCACGGAAAGGGCGATTCGTGACTACGAGCACGGCGCACTTAAAGCACACTCGCCACCGCGTCGCCGGGACCGCTCGGGCAACGACATCGTCAACACCGCCCTGCACCTCTCACAACACGTGACCGTCAACGACACGGCATTCATCGATGAAATGCGGCGCCTGGCCGAGGGCTACGTGGGCCGGTTGCGCGCCCAGCTTCGCACCGTCGAACTCATCGCGACGCTCGCTCCGCTGCTGGGTTTGCTGGGCACCGTGCTGGGCATGATCGAAGCTTTCCAGGCGATGCAGGCTGCGGGGCAAAACGTCGACCCGTCCATCCTGTCCGGCGGCATTTGGAAAGCGTTGCTGACGACCGCTGTCGGCCTGATCGTCGCCGTCCCGGCGGTGATCGTGCACAGTTGGCTGGAGCGCAGCGTCGATTCACACATGGGACGGGTGTCGGATGCGGTCGGTCGTGTCTTGACCGCCCGACGACTCAGCGTCTCCCAGCCACAAGACTGA
- a CDS encoding siderophore-interacting protein, translating into MGFTHSSELTLPLEATAELQQFWRAQLAEHELDTVEDSADTIAGGASWGRIEMRLDQPTACIRVSTDDESVLLLARSDISAHLAGLDERIGQLAWTGEHKVGARLPELATAAVSRVTRLAPHYYRVELVGDALARFAQTGLHFRLLRQSDASRTPVWPAVNARGNVDWPSGEDSLYQKVYTVRTFDTASNTLVFDVFIHDGGITSEWAASEPVGQTVGLLGPGGGWFPDAETLMLFGDETALPAVLRIIENTPEHVDGQAYLLVEDALDEQTVVHSSGVTVHWLHRARGDSLVVALERATTDTPTTYWWFASSQGDTKAAQRVLRKDRAIDKHRVYAAAYWS; encoded by the coding sequence GTGGGATTCACGCACAGCAGTGAGCTGACCTTGCCCCTGGAGGCGACCGCCGAGTTGCAGCAGTTCTGGCGCGCGCAATTGGCCGAGCACGAGCTCGACACGGTCGAGGATTCGGCCGACACCATTGCAGGTGGGGCGTCCTGGGGGCGCATCGAGATGCGACTGGATCAGCCAACGGCCTGCATTCGGGTGTCCACCGACGATGAGTCCGTGTTGTTGCTGGCGCGCAGTGACATCAGCGCACACCTGGCCGGTTTGGACGAACGCATCGGCCAACTGGCCTGGACCGGCGAGCACAAGGTCGGCGCGCGGCTGCCGGAACTGGCCACCGCAGCGGTGTCAAGAGTGACCCGACTTGCCCCGCACTACTACCGGGTGGAACTCGTCGGCGACGCGTTGGCGCGCTTCGCGCAAACCGGCTTGCATTTCAGGTTGCTGCGTCAATCCGATGCGAGCCGGACGCCGGTCTGGCCGGCGGTCAATGCGCGCGGCAACGTCGATTGGCCCAGCGGCGAGGACAGCCTTTACCAGAAGGTGTACACCGTGCGCACCTTCGACACCGCGAGCAACACCCTGGTGTTTGATGTCTTCATCCACGACGGTGGCATCACGTCCGAGTGGGCCGCCAGCGAACCTGTCGGTCAGACCGTCGGCCTGCTCGGACCGGGGGGCGGTTGGTTTCCGGACGCCGAGACGCTGATGCTCTTCGGCGACGAGACAGCGTTGCCGGCCGTCCTACGCATCATCGAGAACACCCCCGAACACGTCGATGGTCAGGCCTACCTGCTGGTTGAGGATGCACTCGACGAGCAAACCGTGGTGCACAGCTCGGGTGTGACCGTGCACTGGCTGCACCGGGCGCGCGGCGACAGTCTGGTCGTCGCGCTTGAGCGTGCGACCACGGACACACCGACGACCTATTGGTGGTTCGCCTCCTCGCAGGGCGACACCAAGGCCGCCCAGCGCGTGCTGCGCAAGGATCGCGCGATCGACAAACACCGTGTGTACGCGGCGGCGTACTGGTCCTGA
- a CDS encoding DUF4374 domain-containing protein, whose protein sequence is MSDTTLGFPKTLLSLGLAAAMLSLAACSDSDSTTTTDDPTPSTSLSRFVMLHKDTGDPEPEFLLAQADIMTQSVSSQGAGNEQLGWNFFYPVGNTAFVSGYTDFNTRSYELNADGEVVEKARFVFEKPLEAFAAIGTETLVASDTPRDGTHTQRTMHVVDVATGLVTSKVNYSIFDEDTGTPGEGTVGYPIAMAVRGDTMFMAFHKLSDDGFYLTPEADTAFVAVYDWPVQEGDAPRAIIEDTRVGHLGVNGASSSLIQTESGDIYGYSIGTAAAGFSPESGKPSGILKIAAGSETFDPDYFFDIDAAGAGGKLFWFDYIGNNMAIGRIKTDASANDLWSAFGKGTIDHKLVMIDLEAQTVSDVAGVPLHHKRYSGPVSVIDGKVYLSIETADGNAIYEVDATTGAATRGGDILGKTIKTVHQLTYSE, encoded by the coding sequence ATGAGTGATACCACACTTGGCTTTCCAAAGACGTTGCTCAGCCTTGGGCTGGCGGCAGCCATGCTGTCACTGGCTGCGTGCAGCGACAGTGATTCCACAACCACGACGGACGACCCGACGCCCTCGACGTCCCTGAGCCGCTTCGTGATGCTGCACAAGGACACGGGTGACCCCGAGCCGGAATTCCTGCTTGCGCAAGCCGACATCATGACCCAGAGCGTGTCCTCGCAGGGTGCCGGCAATGAGCAGCTGGGTTGGAACTTTTTCTACCCGGTCGGCAACACGGCGTTTGTCAGCGGGTACACCGATTTCAACACCCGTTCCTACGAGTTGAATGCCGACGGTGAGGTGGTTGAGAAAGCGCGCTTCGTGTTCGAGAAACCGCTCGAGGCTTTCGCTGCCATTGGCACTGAGACCCTGGTTGCCAGCGACACGCCGCGCGACGGCACACACACGCAACGCACGATGCACGTGGTCGACGTGGCGACCGGCCTCGTGACCAGCAAGGTCAACTACTCGATTTTTGACGAGGACACCGGCACACCTGGCGAGGGCACGGTCGGCTACCCCATCGCCATGGCCGTGCGCGGTGACACGATGTTCATGGCCTTTCACAAGCTCTCGGACGACGGCTTCTACTTGACGCCCGAGGCCGACACGGCGTTTGTCGCGGTCTACGATTGGCCGGTGCAGGAGGGCGATGCACCGCGTGCCATCATTGAAGACACGCGAGTGGGTCACCTCGGTGTCAACGGCGCGTCCAGCAGCCTGATTCAAACCGAGAGTGGCGACATCTACGGCTACTCCATCGGCACCGCCGCGGCCGGCTTCAGCCCCGAATCCGGCAAGCCCTCGGGCATCCTCAAGATCGCGGCGGGCTCCGAGACCTTCGACCCGGACTACTTCTTCGACATCGACGCCGCAGGCGCCGGAGGCAAGCTGTTCTGGTTCGACTACATCGGCAACAACATGGCGATTGGTCGGATCAAGACCGACGCGTCCGCGAACGACCTCTGGTCCGCATTCGGTAAAGGCACCATCGACCACAAGCTCGTGATGATCGATCTCGAGGCGCAGACCGTCAGCGACGTTGCCGGCGTGCCGTTGCACCACAAGCGCTACAGCGGCCCAGTGTCCGTGATCGACGGCAAGGTATACCTCAGCATCGAAACCGCTGACGGCAACGCGATCTATGAAGTCGACGCCACCACCGGTGCGGCGACCCGGGGTGGCGACATCCTGGGCAAGACCATCAAGACCGTGCACCAGCTGACGTACAGCGAGTGA
- a CDS encoding TonB-dependent receptor yields MTIVKGKTALRVALCAGFALLHTVATADDGLDVDELVIYGGEAASEDEQSGLNVDVIDAEDYANQSTDLTYVMRKTPGVIVREQGGMGSDFDLSLNGLGGRQIRYFIDGLPMENFGSALSLNNFPINLIEQIQIYKGVVPITYGADALGGAVNITTRDALEPYLDASLSYGSYNTLRAAINAQSVDENGGFARVTGFINRSDNDYPVDNVPTTDALGNQTGTATARRFNDQYQSAMLSLRRGVTDRGNLRELSFGLTAAANRDEEQHPDQSINDVYGRVYEDNETLIGSATWRHRFGTLDTSASVQAGRIVETSYDAFSRNYDWFGNFVPNTDPLEGEIDTLSIFERDDEIARLSLTAERPLSERNTIAGNVTFNRLDRSGNDRLNANNTSFTFPNWVNKGVLGLSWTHLSADERFQSSLFSKFYNYDAEINAEIFIDFELEQVRRRVDKNTEGFGGSLRYDIGDNTTLSASYENSWRLPEPDEILGSGKYIRPNPFLEPEQSDNLNLGVAHATYWGDTDIDLGANAFAREATDFIRYVPDQLIFGIYQNVGRVRSRGLELSATAQFPSDWSLRGNLTWQDITDQTPFDPDGQPNLNVGSRLPNQPWLFGNLALSLDDQPFRNGRWSATWFVNYTHEFYLTWENSGAIDSKFTIPEQLTHDLEFEYTRAAGDLTVALSLRNLLDEPAFDNFNIQKPGRTVALKLRYSR; encoded by the coding sequence GTGACCATCGTGAAGGGCAAAACCGCGCTCCGCGTTGCGCTGTGCGCAGGTTTTGCGTTGCTGCACACCGTCGCCACGGCAGACGACGGGCTGGATGTGGATGAGCTGGTGATCTACGGCGGCGAAGCTGCGAGCGAGGATGAACAATCCGGGCTGAACGTCGATGTGATCGACGCTGAAGACTACGCCAACCAATCGACAGACCTCACCTACGTGATGCGCAAGACACCTGGCGTGATCGTGCGCGAGCAGGGCGGCATGGGTTCGGATTTCGACCTCTCGCTCAACGGCCTGGGTGGGCGACAGATCCGCTACTTCATCGACGGGCTGCCGATGGAGAATTTCGGCTCGGCCCTGTCACTGAACAATTTCCCGATCAACCTGATCGAACAGATCCAGATCTACAAGGGCGTCGTACCGATCACCTACGGCGCAGACGCCCTCGGTGGCGCTGTCAACATCACCACCCGCGATGCGCTCGAACCCTACCTCGACGCCTCGCTGTCGTACGGGTCCTACAACACCCTCCGCGCGGCCATCAACGCGCAATCGGTGGATGAGAACGGCGGTTTCGCGCGCGTCACCGGGTTCATCAACCGTTCCGACAACGACTACCCCGTCGACAACGTACCGACCACCGACGCACTCGGCAACCAGACCGGAACCGCCACGGCAAGGCGCTTCAACGACCAGTACCAGTCGGCCATGTTGTCGTTGCGCCGCGGTGTCACCGACAGAGGTAACCTGCGCGAGCTCTCCTTCGGTCTCACCGCCGCCGCAAACCGCGACGAGGAGCAGCACCCCGACCAGTCCATCAACGATGTCTACGGCAGGGTCTACGAGGACAACGAAACGCTGATCGGCAGCGCGACCTGGCGGCACCGCTTTGGCACCCTCGACACGTCCGCCAGCGTGCAGGCCGGGCGTATCGTCGAAACCAGCTACGACGCGTTCTCACGCAACTACGACTGGTTTGGCAACTTCGTGCCGAACACCGACCCGCTCGAGGGCGAGATCGATACGCTCTCGATTTTCGAGCGCGACGACGAGATTGCCCGGCTGAGCCTGACCGCGGAACGGCCACTCTCGGAGCGCAACACCATTGCTGGCAACGTCACCTTCAACCGGCTCGACCGGTCGGGCAACGATCGGCTCAACGCAAACAACACCTCGTTTACCTTTCCCAACTGGGTCAACAAGGGTGTGCTGGGTTTGAGCTGGACGCACCTGTCAGCTGACGAGCGCTTCCAGTCGTCACTCTTTTCAAAATTTTACAACTACGACGCCGAGATCAACGCCGAGATCTTCATCGACTTCGAGCTCGAGCAGGTCCGCCGCCGGGTAGACAAGAACACCGAAGGTTTCGGCGGCTCCCTGCGTTACGACATCGGTGACAACACCACCTTGTCGGCCTCCTACGAGAACAGCTGGCGGTTGCCCGAACCCGACGAAATCCTCGGCAGCGGCAAGTACATCCGCCCGAACCCCTTCCTCGAGCCCGAGCAAAGCGACAACCTCAACCTCGGCGTGGCACACGCAACCTACTGGGGCGACACCGACATCGACCTCGGGGCAAACGCCTTCGCCCGCGAGGCCACGGATTTCATTCGCTACGTTCCGGATCAATTGATTTTCGGAATCTACCAGAACGTGGGCCGTGTCAGATCGCGTGGGCTGGAACTCAGCGCGACGGCGCAATTTCCGAGCGACTGGAGCCTGCGCGGCAACCTCACCTGGCAGGACATCACCGACCAGACGCCGTTCGATCCCGACGGCCAACCCAACCTCAACGTGGGCAGTCGACTGCCCAACCAACCGTGGTTGTTCGGCAATCTCGCCTTGAGCCTGGACGACCAACCGTTCCGGAACGGTCGCTGGTCGGCCACGTGGTTTGTCAATTACACCCACGAGTTCTACCTGACGTGGGAAAACTCTGGCGCCATCGACAGCAAATTCACGATTCCCGAGCAGCTCACCCACGACCTCGAGTTCGAATACACGCGGGCCGCCGGTGACCTCACTGTCGCCTTGAGCTTGAGGAACCTGCTCGACGAACCCGCCTTCGACAATTTCAACATTCAAAAACCCGGCCGCACCGTTGCGTTGAAACTGCGCTATTCGCGGTAG